One part of the Anopheles coustani chromosome 2, idAnoCousDA_361_x.2, whole genome shotgun sequence genome encodes these proteins:
- the LOC131264809 gene encoding esterase B1-like yields MPVMVWIHGGGFYTGSSSTSLYGPDYLVQEGVVLVTFNYRLGPLGFLALPSVGIHGNQGLKDQQLALRWVKENIVHFGGDPSNVTLFGESAGSASVNWHYLSPTSRQFFHKAICQSGSVFCPWGLQYQPEHKARKLASVLGYEGDDDAGVLETLRNASAEDLVANANKAFEEAEKSIYFASPFIPSIEDATSEDPIIPQRGEELLKQPNVTSIPLIYGVNSGEGLLWNGHMHTMLDVLASNLGMTLPLDFGIPRDTAPAVLEEIRQFYFQDQPISQDTVLRMLDLLADVGFNFPVFNAAELHSRYQQEAPLYFYNFAYENELNQMRKFLNVPEGTPGACHGDELPYLFSGSEFHVQVQPDSSAGRARSLLCQLWTNFAKFSNPTPDEQVDSIGFRWEPVAPTPSGEPFVLKALELNDPASFRVMVKVVQGSIYGTKDRLPNGQPYYCFKGIPYAQPPIGKLRFASPVAIERYNVSYLDCSRERSNCMGRDVITRDISGSEDGLFLNVYTPRIVRDGSSGGLLPVMVFFHGGGMTGGNGGSGLYLPDYLVQEGVVVATVNYRLGVLGFLCLPHAGIEGNAGLKDQRMALQWIAQNITTFAGDPNNVTIFGASSGGSNVMMHCFSELSRPFFHKAIAQSATVFADLIYQNEPENRARSLARIFGYEGSSDEGALATLRDVPAHRLYEAQFLVLSDREREYGPIFHFPFTAVIERKESRDAVLLKTPMDYLREHGSIPVPVLCGYNDKEGIMELVDTIKTISVYNRQPEKFICGSFNVDYFSPLARALGEELKRHYFGDQPITRDNLHHMVDLLSDRFVVGYYVLCHLWNTYQPQTPFYSYRFAFDGSLNKGKELLKFQHLPGACHIDEVYYIFSSPLLRTEIPPTDQAHAMRQTMVRMWTNFAKYSDPTPTHDLARLPCRWESMVAVPQGEENPPNYTLLAIGNEEVKMDTLPELQRLAKFLDILKRCNGSIDNFVIPRVDA; encoded by the exons ATGCCGGTCATGGTGTGGATTCATGGTGGCGGTTTCTATACTGGCAGTTCGAGCACGAGTTTGTACGGCCCAGACTATCTGGTGCAGGAGGGCGTGGTTCTGGTGACGTTCAACTATCGACTGGGACCGCTCGGTTTCCTTGCCCTTCCGTCTGTCGGCATCCACGGCAACCAGGGACTGAAAGATCAACAGTTGGCTCTTCGCTGGGTGAAGGAGAACATTGTCCATTTCGGGGGCGATCCATCGAACGTAACGCTGTTCGGGGAAAGTGCTGGCAGTGCATCGGTGAACTGGCACTACCTCTCGCCAACGTCTCGCCAGTTCTTCCACAAGGCAATCTGCCAGTCGGGTTCGGTGTTCTGTCCCTGGGGGTTGCAGTACCAGCCGGAGCATAAGGCACGCAAGTTGGCCTCGGTGTTGGGCTACGAGGGAGACGATGATGCGGGAGTTTTGG AAACTTTGCGAAACGCTTCGGCCGAAGATTTAGTGGCGAATGCAAACAAAGCGTTTGAGGAGGCTGAGAAGAGCATCTACTTTGCGTCACCGTTCATTCCCTCGATCGAGGACGCTACCTCGGAGGATCCGATCATTCCGCAGCGTGGTGAGGAGCTGCTGAAGCAACCCAATGTGACATCGATTCCTTTGATATATGGGGTAAACAGCGGTGAGGGGTTGTTATGGAATGGACACATGCATACGATGCTGGACGTGTTGGCGAGTAACCTGGGCATGACACTGCCGCTAGATTTCGGAATCCCGCGCGATACGGCACCAGCCGTGTTGGAGGAAATTCGTCAGTTCTACTTCCAGGATCAACCGATCAGCCAGGATACGGTTCTACGCATGTTGGATCTTTTGGCTGACGTTGGTTTCAATTTCCCCGTGTTCAATGCCGCTGAGTTGCATTCTCGCTATCAGCAGGA AGCTCCACTGTACTTCTACAATTTCGCATACGAAAACGAGCTGAACCAGATGCGCAAGTTCTTAAACGTACCGGAAGGAACCCCGGGAGCCTGCCACGGTGACGAGCTGCCGTACCTGTTCAGCGGTTCCGAGTTCCATGTGCAGGTGCAGCCTGATTCCAGCGCCGGACGAGCTCGTTCGTTGCTGTGCCAGCTTTGGACTAACTTTGCCAAGTTCAGCAACCCTACGCCGGATGAGCAAGTCGACAGCATCGGCTTCCGATGGGAACCGGTCGCTCCTACACCCTCCGGCGAACCGTTCGTCCTGAAGGCCCTCGAGCTGAACGATCCA GCTTCTTTTCGAGTGATGGTGAAGGTGGTACAGGGGTCAATTTACGGTACGAAAGATCGTCTCCCGAACGGGCAGCCGTACTACTGTTTCAAAGGTATCCCCTACGCGCAGCCTCCGATTGGAAAGCTTCGATTCGCATCTCCGGTGGCTATCGAAAGATACAACGTGTCGTACCTGGACTGTAGCCGCGAACGGAGCAACTGCATGGGTCGAGATGTGATAACCCGCGACATATCCGGATCTGAGGATGGTCTGTTCTTGAATGTATATACACCGCGAATCGTTAGAGATGGATCGTCGGGCGGACTGCTGCCGGTAATGGTGTTCTTTCATGGTGGTGGAATGACGGGTGGCAATGGAGGAAGCGGCCTCTACCTGCCGGACTATCTGGTGCAGGAGGGTGTGGTAGTTGCCACGGTTAACTATCGCCTTGGAGTGCTTGGATTTCTGTGTCTACCGCATGCGGGCATTGAAGGGAACGCTGGGTTGAAAGATCAG CGTATGGCGTTGCAGTGGATCGCTCAGAATATCACAACGTTTGCTGGTGACCCGAACAACGTAACCATCTTTGGGGCAAGCTCCGGTGGAAGCAACGTCATGATGCACTGCTTCTCCGAACTTTCGCGACCATTCTTTCACAAGGCAATCGCGCAGAGTGCGACTGTGTTTGCGGATCTGATTTACCAAAACGAACCGGAAAACCGGGCTCGTTCCCTGGCGCGCATCTTCGGATACGAGGGTTCATCGGACGAGGGAGCACTGGCAACACTCCGGGACGTGCCGGCACACCGTCTCTACGAGGCCCagtttctcgttctgtccgATCGAGAGCGTGAGTATGGACCTATCTTCCACTTCCCGTTCACTGCCGTCATTGAGCGGAAGGAGTCCCGGGATGCCGTTCTACTCAAGACTCCCATGGATTATCTGCGAGAGCACGGCAGTATCCCGGTGCCGGTCCTCTGCGGATACAATGATAAGGAGGGCATTATGGAGCTGGTAGACACGATCAAAACAATCTCCGTGTACAACCGTCAGCCAGAGAAGTTTATCTGTGGCTCGTTCAATGTGGACTACTTTAGCCCGCTTGCTCGAGCCCTCGGGGAGGAGTTAAAGCGACATTACTTTGGCGATCAGCCGATCACACGCGACAACCTGCACCACATGGTAGACCTCCTATCGGACCGTTTCGTTGTAGGCTATTACGTGCTGTGTCATTTGTGGAATACCTACCAGCCACAGACACCGTTCTACTCGTACCGGTTTGCCTTCGACGGCTCGTTGAACAAAGGCAAGGAGTTGCTTAAGTTCCAGCATCTGCCGGGCGCATGCCACATCGATGAGGTGTACTACATCTTCAGCTCACCGTTACTTCGGACGGAAATTCCACCGACCGACCAGGCGCACGCAATGCGTCAAACGATGGTTCGTATGTGGACCAACTTCGCCAAGTACTCCGATCCGACGCCAACGCACGATTTAGCTCGTCTTCCGTGCCGCTGGGAATCGATGGTCGCGGTGCCACAGGGTGAAGAAAATCCACCCAACTACACCCTGCTTGCGATCGGCAACGAGGAGGTGAAGATGGACACGCTGCCGGAGTTGCAACGGTTGGCCAAATTTCTAGACATCCTTAAGCGATGCAATGGGTCAATAGATAACTTCGTTATCCCGCGTGTTGACGCTTGA
- the LOC131264810 gene encoding esterase B1-like codes for MEANCTVRVSSGVIRGVTAPLPNGEPCFRFKGIPYAEPPVGSRRFRPPQPFKQHAKPVPLDCSVERCVSLASSYLPPDAIGSEDCLFLNVYTPINPTVVDGCTGTLLLPVMVWLHGGAFCTGSADSTVYDPEWLVAQGVVVVTVNYRLGPAGFLCLPSVGIYGNMGLKDQRMALEWVRSNIGRFGGDAGNVTLFGESAGAVSTHLHCLSERSRHLFHKAICQSGVATSSITFQNDPERKARRLAEFFGCPEGASDDLVLETLMNVAPDQLAKHQKEALTVYEKTLDSVYPFRPTVEVPEADEPVVTEDVMVLLKHPNSVTIPMIIGVTSEEALYKINTFRLHLDRYRTEVTRFLPASLNIPSDRRQKVAQDVIDFYCCTTGIARSTELQMSRIFTDIFYLIPAVQAAELHLKHQTGSIFFYHFTAETELNKFRKLWKVPDEHRGASHADDVCYLFSSPYFNTDAIERQSTGWQLRETVCQLWASFAKTSSPCATTNDGVVWTPLESPGPSEIQWMALEIGNQGVKMKSLPNRRIQFWRELYQKYNCWE; via the exons ATGGAGGCAAACTGCACGGTTCGAGTGTCGTCTGGCGTGATCCGAGGCGTAACGGCACCGCTACCGAACGGCGAGCCCTGCTTCCGGTTCAAGGGAATCCCGTATGCCGAACCACCGGTCGGAAGTCGTCGCTTCCGTCCGCCCCAACCGTTCAAACAACACGCCAAGCCCGTACCGCTGGATTGTAGCGTCGAACGATGCGTCAGTTTAGCCAGCAGCTACCTTCCGCCGGATGCTATCGGTTCGgaagattgtttgtttttaaatgtttacacACCGATAAACCCGACGGTGGTAGACGGCTGTACGGGAACCCTCCTACTGCCCGTGATGGTCTGGCTGCACGGTGGAGCCTTCTGCACTGGGAGCGCCGATTCGACGGTATACGACCCGGAGTGGCTGGTGGCGCAGGGTGTCGTCGTCGTAACGGTAAACTATCGACTCGGACCGGCTGGATTTTTGTGTTTACCGTCGGTGGGAATCTACGGCAATATGGGGCTGAAGGATCAACGGATGGCGCTCGAATGGGTGCGGTCAAATATCGGTCGCTTTGGGGGCGACGCTGGTAATGTGACGCTGTTCGGTGAAAGTGCCGGTGCGGTTTCGACCCATCTACACTGCCTATCGGAGCGGTCCCGCCACCTGTTCCACAAAGCTATCTGTCAATCGGGGGTTGCGACTAGTTCGATTACCTTTCAGAACGATCCGGAGCGAAAGGCAAGGCGGTTGGCGGAGTTTTTCGGCTGTCCAGAGGGTGCTTCTGATGACCTTGTGCTGG AAACGCTTATGAATGTGGCTCCGGACCAGCTTGCCAAACATCAGAAAGAAGCGCTGACCGTGTATGAGAAAACACTCGATTCGGTTTACCCATTCCGGCCAACGGTGGAAGTGCCCGAAGCGGACGAACCTGTAGTCACGGAGGATGTGATGGTTTTGCTGAAGCACCCGAACAGTGTGACCATCCCCATGATCATTGGAGTGACCAGTGAGGAGGCTCTGTACAAGATAAACACCTTCCGTCTGCATCTGGACCGGTACAGGACTGAAGTGACTCGCTTCCTTCCGGCCTCACTGAACATTCCATCGGACCGTCGACAGAAGGTAGCGCAAGACGTCATAGATTTCTACTGTTGCACAACCGGAATCGCTCGCTCCACCGAACTGCAGATGAGTAGAATATTTACCGACATTTTCTACCTCATCCCTGCGGTACAAGCGGCCGAGTTGCATTTAAAGCACCAGACTGG GAGCATATTTTTCTACCATTTCACCGCAGAAACGGAACTGAACAAATTTCGCAAACTGTGGAAAGTGCCGGACGAACATCGGGGTGCCAGCCACGCGGACGACGTTTGCTATCTGTTCAGCTCGCCGTACTTCAATACCGACGCCATCGAACGGCAGTCCACGGGTTGGCAATTAAGAGAAACAGTGTGCCAGCTGTGGGCCAGTTTCGCAAAAACTTCCTCCCCGTGCGCTACGACAAATGATGGCGTTGTGTGGACTCCACTGGAAAGCCCGGGCCCGTCGGAGATTCAATGGATGGCGCTGGAGATTGGTAACCAAGGGGTAAAGATGAAGAGTCTTCCCAACAGGCGGATTCAATTTTGGAGAGAGCTATATCAAAAATATAACTGTTGGGAATAA